One Acidobacteriota bacterium DNA segment encodes these proteins:
- the rpsU gene encoding 30S ribosomal protein S21 — protein sequence MPVVQVREDESFENALRRFKRKVEKSGILTELRKRQHFEKPSVKRKRKAVQARKKMLRKLSEERRQGLA from the coding sequence ATGCCGGTTGTGCAAGTCAGAGAGGACGAGAGCTTCGAGAACGCTCTGCGTCGCTTCAAGCGCAAGGTTGAGAAGTCCGGGATCCTGACGGAGCTGCGAAAACGCCAGCACTTCGAGAAGCCTTCGGTCAAGCGGAAGCGCAAGGCCGTTCAGGCACGCAAGAAGATGCTTCGCAAGCTGTCCGAGGAGCGGCGTCAGGGCTTGGCCTGA
- a CDS encoding Smr/MutS family protein, which translates to MTQPEDLEPSVASPATLEAVELPSLLRLVAELAATDSGRRRLLELRPTGDREMLADRRQAFEDARRLLAERRLVPFLDLSVEDLLERLRTDIPPFGGEELVDLADVLRAAVEAAERIRAADPPLAAFRGRAEELEDLSSLVRDVHAKLDKKGAVRDDASPQLTRLRQQIRGARDQVYNQLGTYVGDHDDHLSESTVPMRGGRLVVMLQAGSRGRLPGLVHGRSGSGRSFYFEPLEVVEANNTLQQAVEDEEEERARILRDLLAEARRRRPAVEAHAALLTDLDVQQAAFRFAEQVEGRLVDLAERHDLHLAGARHPLLDPRLAELRERALGQAGHGGEVVPLELTMSPELRSLVLTGPNAGGKTVALKTLGLLVLANQCALPVPAASGSRLPVLRRVVATVGDEQDLMRDRSTFSGRLLRLEEAWQAASPDSLLLLDELGSGTDPAEGSALSTALLEGVTRAGSLALVTTHLAPVAAEAMELEGAGCAAMEFDGETGQPTFRLRPGPPGGSEALALARRLGLPAEWLDRAEARLDPEHRDLRRLIAEMETLKREAEEARDEARQRSDEVAAERQALEEARLSLEAERRGVARRSRAELEDFRRETLANLRRETETIRQQFEAGRRKNLEVEATQRLFEDAPEIEVPPSGDGAAPEVGDTVRHTAFGWQGVLEKLSGDRAELSVKGKRVRCRLKELERVAPKKSPKKLRGLRKRTAAAGGASDFAGSEVNGELKLLGSRVEPALEELDRYLDRALLAGRSEVRIVHGHGTGRLRDAVREHLRRHPAVNGQRSGGRREGGDGATVAVLRGA; encoded by the coding sequence TTGACCCAGCCGGAAGATCTAGAACCCAGCGTCGCCTCGCCGGCGACTCTCGAAGCGGTCGAGCTACCGAGCTTGTTGCGTCTGGTCGCCGAATTGGCGGCGACGGACAGCGGGCGGCGCCGGTTGCTGGAGCTTCGCCCCACCGGTGATCGCGAGATGCTCGCTGACCGGCGGCAGGCCTTCGAGGATGCCCGCCGCCTGCTCGCGGAGCGCCGGTTGGTGCCCTTCCTCGATCTCTCCGTCGAAGATCTACTGGAGCGCCTGCGAACGGATATTCCGCCTTTCGGGGGCGAAGAGCTGGTCGACTTGGCGGACGTCCTGCGGGCGGCCGTCGAGGCGGCGGAGCGCATTCGCGCCGCCGATCCACCGCTTGCCGCCTTCCGCGGGCGGGCCGAGGAGTTGGAAGACCTCTCCTCGCTGGTGCGCGATGTCCACGCCAAGCTCGACAAGAAGGGCGCCGTGCGGGACGACGCCAGCCCGCAGCTGACCCGCCTGCGCCAGCAGATTCGCGGCGCCCGCGACCAGGTCTACAACCAGCTCGGCACCTACGTCGGAGACCACGACGACCACCTGAGCGAGTCGACGGTGCCGATGCGCGGCGGGCGCCTGGTGGTGATGCTGCAGGCCGGCTCCCGGGGCCGCTTGCCGGGGCTGGTGCACGGCCGCTCGGGCTCCGGCAGGAGCTTCTACTTCGAGCCCCTGGAGGTGGTCGAGGCGAACAATACCTTGCAGCAGGCGGTGGAGGACGAAGAGGAAGAGCGCGCCCGCATTCTGCGCGACCTGCTGGCCGAGGCGCGCCGTCGGCGGCCGGCGGTGGAGGCCCACGCCGCCCTGTTGACGGACCTCGATGTGCAGCAGGCGGCGTTCCGATTCGCCGAGCAGGTGGAGGGCCGGTTGGTCGATCTCGCTGAGCGCCACGATCTCCACCTCGCCGGCGCCCGTCACCCGCTGCTCGATCCGCGCTTGGCGGAACTGCGCGAGCGAGCCCTCGGTCAGGCCGGCCACGGGGGCGAGGTGGTGCCTCTGGAGCTGACAATGTCGCCGGAGCTGCGGTCGTTGGTGCTCACCGGTCCCAACGCCGGCGGCAAGACCGTCGCTCTGAAGACCTTGGGTCTCCTGGTGTTGGCGAACCAGTGCGCCTTGCCGGTGCCGGCGGCTAGCGGCAGTCGCTTGCCGGTGCTCCGCCGGGTGGTTGCCACGGTCGGCGACGAGCAGGATCTGATGCGCGACCGGTCGACCTTCAGCGGCCGTCTCCTGCGTCTCGAAGAGGCCTGGCAGGCGGCGTCGCCGGACAGCCTGCTGCTGCTCGACGAACTGGGCTCCGGAACCGATCCGGCGGAGGGCTCCGCCCTCTCTACGGCGCTGCTCGAAGGTGTGACTCGGGCCGGCAGCCTGGCGCTGGTCACCACCCACCTGGCGCCGGTGGCGGCGGAGGCGATGGAGTTGGAGGGCGCCGGCTGCGCGGCGATGGAGTTCGACGGCGAGACCGGCCAACCGACCTTCCGCCTGCGTCCGGGTCCGCCCGGCGGCAGCGAAGCTCTAGCCCTCGCCCGGCGCCTCGGGCTGCCGGCGGAATGGCTCGACCGGGCCGAAGCGCGCCTCGATCCGGAGCATCGCGATCTGCGGCGGCTGATCGCCGAGATGGAGACCTTGAAGCGCGAAGCGGAAGAGGCGCGGGACGAGGCGCGTCAGCGGTCCGACGAGGTGGCGGCGGAGCGCCAGGCCCTCGAAGAGGCGCGTCTCAGCCTGGAAGCGGAGCGCAGAGGAGTCGCCAGGCGTTCCCGGGCGGAGCTGGAGGACTTTCGCCGCGAGACCCTCGCCAACCTGCGCCGCGAAACGGAGACCATTCGCCAACAGTTCGAAGCCGGGCGCCGCAAGAATCTGGAGGTCGAGGCGACCCAGCGGCTGTTCGAAGACGCGCCGGAGATCGAGGTCCCGCCATCCGGTGACGGCGCCGCGCCGGAGGTCGGCGACACGGTGCGCCACACCGCCTTCGGCTGGCAGGGCGTGCTGGAGAAGTTGAGCGGCGACCGGGCGGAGTTGAGCGTCAAGGGTAAGCGGGTGCGGTGTCGCCTCAAAGAGTTGGAGCGGGTGGCGCCGAAGAAGTCCCCGAAGAAGTTGAGGGGGCTGCGCAAGAGAACCGCCGCGGCCGGCGGCGCCTCGGATTTCGCCGGGTCGGAGGTCAACGGTGAATTGAAGCTTCTCGGGAGCCGCGTCGAGCCGGCCCTGGAAGAGCTGGATCGCTACCTCGATCGCGCCCTCCTCGCCGGCCGCAGTGAGGTGCGCATCGTTCACGGCCACGGCACCGGCCGGCTACGCGACGCCGTCCGAGAGCATCTGCGGCGCCATCCGGCGGTCAACGGGCAGCGCTCCGGCGGCCGGCGCGAGGGCGGCGACGGCGCCACCGTGGCCGTGCTGCGGGGGGCCTGA